The following are from one region of the Paenibacillus sp. JZ16 genome:
- a CDS encoding beta-galactosidase, with protein MINQRFPKIWYGGDYNPEQWDKATMEEDLRMFELAGVDVATLNVFSWAKTQRDEDSYDFTWLDEIMDRLAEEQVHVCLATSTGAHPAWMAKKYPDILRVDYDGRKRKFGGRHNSCPNSPTYRKYSVLMARKLAERYKDHPALVIWHVSNEYGGYCYCDNCELQFRVWLKERYGSLDKLNAAWNTGFWGHTFYEWDEIVVPNALSEEFAGNRTFFQGISLDYRRFQSDSLLQCYRLERDELKKITPDIPVTTNLMGFYPELDYFEWAKHMDVVSWDNYPAIDTPVSFTAMAHNLMRGLKSGQPFMLMEQTPSVQNWSPYNSAKRPGVMRLWSYQAVAHGADTVMFFQLRRSVGACEKFHGALIEHVGHEHTRVFRECAELGQELQQLGDKLLDSRSDAKVAIMYDWENRWALELSSGPSKALNYVDEVHKYYDALYQLNIQTDIISVEEDLSKYDVVIAPVMYMVKPGVAQRVERFVSRGGTFVTTFFSGIVNENDLVTLGGHPGELRKVTGIWAEEIDALLPGQQNQINMKQDWGSLRGSYPCGILCDVIHAETAEVLAEYGSDFYKGTPVLTKNVFGEGQAYYVASSPDSQFLQGFLANLCEEQGVKPLLETPAGVEVVERVKDGNSYLFIMNHNAEEMTFDAGSANQFDLLGSRQISGHVTIPGRDVMILERTAAVRS; from the coding sequence ATGATTAATCAACGTTTTCCCAAGATATGGTATGGCGGGGACTATAATCCCGAGCAATGGGATAAGGCAACGATGGAAGAGGACCTGCGCATGTTCGAACTGGCCGGTGTTGACGTGGCGACCCTCAATGTATTCTCCTGGGCTAAAACGCAGCGCGATGAGGACAGCTATGATTTCACGTGGCTTGACGAAATTATGGACCGCTTGGCAGAGGAGCAGGTTCATGTCTGCTTGGCAACAAGCACGGGGGCGCATCCGGCCTGGATGGCCAAGAAATACCCGGACATCCTGCGTGTTGACTACGACGGGCGCAAACGCAAATTCGGCGGTCGCCATAATTCATGTCCGAACAGCCCGACATATCGCAAATATTCGGTGCTGATGGCGCGTAAGCTGGCTGAGCGCTACAAAGATCATCCGGCACTGGTCATCTGGCACGTCTCGAATGAGTACGGCGGGTATTGTTATTGCGACAACTGCGAGTTGCAGTTCCGCGTCTGGCTGAAAGAGCGCTACGGGTCGCTCGACAAGCTGAATGCCGCATGGAACACCGGCTTCTGGGGCCATACCTTTTACGAGTGGGACGAGATTGTGGTACCGAATGCGCTCAGCGAGGAATTCGCCGGAAACCGAACCTTCTTCCAAGGGATATCGCTGGATTACCGCCGTTTCCAGTCCGACAGCCTGCTGCAATGTTACCGACTGGAACGAGATGAGCTGAAGAAAATTACGCCGGATATTCCGGTCACGACTAATCTGATGGGTTTTTATCCTGAGCTGGATTACTTCGAGTGGGCGAAGCACATGGATGTGGTATCCTGGGACAATTATCCCGCGATCGATACGCCGGTAAGCTTTACGGCGATGGCGCATAATCTGATGCGCGGGCTGAAAAGCGGACAGCCGTTCATGCTGATGGAGCAGACTCCGAGCGTTCAGAACTGGTCGCCCTACAATTCCGCTAAGCGTCCCGGCGTAATGAGGCTGTGGAGTTATCAGGCCGTAGCGCATGGCGCGGATACGGTCATGTTCTTCCAGCTCCGCCGTTCCGTCGGGGCGTGCGAGAAATTCCATGGCGCATTGATCGAGCACGTCGGACATGAGCATACCCGGGTCTTCCGGGAATGTGCGGAGCTGGGGCAAGAGCTGCAGCAGCTCGGAGACAAGCTGCTCGACTCCCGTTCGGACGCCAAGGTAGCGATTATGTATGATTGGGAGAATCGTTGGGCGTTGGAGCTGTCAAGCGGACCTTCCAAAGCGCTGAACTACGTGGATGAGGTTCATAAGTATTATGATGCGCTGTACCAGCTGAATATCCAGACGGATATCATCAGCGTTGAGGAGGACCTGAGCAAGTACGATGTGGTCATTGCCCCGGTGATGTATATGGTTAAGCCTGGCGTTGCCCAGCGCGTGGAGCGGTTTGTGTCCAGGGGCGGAACCTTTGTGACGACCTTCTTCAGCGGCATCGTCAATGAGAACGATCTGGTGACCCTGGGAGGTCATCCCGGCGAGCTGCGCAAGGTGACTGGCATCTGGGCCGAGGAGATCGATGCCCTGCTTCCCGGGCAGCAAAATCAGATCAACATGAAGCAGGATTGGGGGTCGCTGCGTGGAAGTTATCCATGTGGAATTTTGTGTGACGTCATCCATGCGGAGACAGCGGAGGTTCTGGCGGAGTACGGATCCGACTTCTATAAAGGCACGCCTGTTCTCACGAAGAATGTCTTTGGCGAAGGTCAGGCCTATTATGTGGCGAGCAGTCCGGATTCGCAGTTCCTGCAGGGATTTCTCGCCAATCTGTGCGAAGAACAGGGCGTGAAGCCGCTGCTGGAAACACCAGCCGGAGTAGAGGTGGTAGAGCGGGTGAAGGATGGGAACTCCTACTTGTTCATCATGAACCACAATGCCGAAGAGATGACGTTTGATGCAGGTTCTGCCAATCAATTCGATCTCCTGGGCAGCCGGCAGATTTCAGGCCATGTCACGATTCCGGGAAGGGACGTCATGATTCTGGAAAGGACGGCCGCCGTAAGGTCTTAA
- a CDS encoding alpha-galactosidase, which yields MSIHFHEDLGVFHLQSDRSSYVIELVRGVYPAHAYWGRRIRDNRVGNLLERRGRASFSPTPFREDASFSLDSLPQEYPGYGSGDFRQPAYQVQLANGTTVTEAEYVRHRIYSGKPKLEGLPAVYTEQDAEADTLELELFDRASGLTIYLSYTVMNAFDAITRSVSFRNDSKENITLLRAMSASVDMNHSRYDLLHLHGAWARERHVQRRRLSPGMQGIESRRGSSSHNHNPFLALLSEGAGEEHGEVYGFSLVYSGSFSAQVEVDQYETARVTMGLNPFDFCWLLEPRQSFQTPEAVMVFSAEGLGGMSRRYHKMYRTRLSRGQFRDATRPVLVNNWEATYFNFNADKIEQIASAGRDLGIELFVLDDGWFGKRNDDTTSLGDWVVDKNKLPEGLEDLVKRVRNLDMQFGLWFEPEMISPDSDLYRQHPDWCLHVEGRRRTEGRQQLILDFSREEVGDAVADMVRSILQSAPITYVKWDMNRNMTEIGSAALPPERQRETAHRYMLGLYRVMEQLTTEFPHILFESCSGGGGRYDPGMLYYMPQTWTSDNSDAVSRLKIQYGTSLVYPLSSMGAHVSAVPNHQVFRNTSLRTRGHAAMSGNFGYELDLTAFSEQEKEEVREQVKLYKEIRHLVQFGDFYRLRNPFEGNEAAWTIVSEDRSEAVLYYFRILSEANEPIVWLRTAGLDPEGDYRCVEDGNIYGGDRLMNAGLAIPAMHGDFQSFMWRFERV from the coding sequence GTGAGTATACATTTTCATGAAGATCTGGGAGTGTTCCATCTCCAAAGCGATCGGTCAAGTTACGTGATTGAGCTTGTGCGGGGCGTTTATCCGGCGCATGCCTATTGGGGGCGCCGGATTCGCGATAACCGCGTCGGCAATTTGCTGGAACGCCGGGGAAGAGCATCCTTTTCGCCAACGCCGTTTCGCGAGGATGCTTCCTTTTCCCTGGACAGCTTGCCTCAGGAATATCCCGGCTACGGCAGCGGCGATTTCCGGCAGCCTGCATATCAGGTACAGCTGGCTAACGGGACTACGGTCACCGAAGCGGAATATGTCCGTCACCGGATATACAGCGGCAAACCGAAGCTGGAAGGCTTGCCTGCCGTATATACGGAACAGGATGCCGAAGCGGATACGCTGGAGCTGGAACTTTTTGATCGGGCAAGCGGCTTGACGATTTATTTGTCTTATACGGTCATGAATGCGTTCGACGCCATCACGCGTTCCGTGTCCTTCCGTAATGACAGCAAGGAGAACATCACCCTGCTGCGGGCCATGAGCGCCAGCGTGGATATGAATCATAGCCGTTATGATCTTTTGCATCTTCATGGGGCATGGGCGAGAGAGCGCCATGTGCAGCGCAGGAGATTATCTCCCGGCATGCAGGGAATTGAGAGCCGCAGGGGTTCAAGCAGCCATAACCATAATCCGTTCCTTGCGCTGCTGTCCGAAGGCGCCGGCGAAGAGCACGGTGAGGTGTACGGCTTCAGCCTTGTATACAGCGGCAGCTTCTCCGCGCAGGTTGAGGTGGATCAATACGAAACAGCCCGGGTCACGATGGGATTGAATCCATTCGATTTTTGCTGGCTGCTGGAGCCGAGACAATCGTTCCAGACGCCGGAAGCGGTAATGGTCTTCTCGGCGGAGGGCCTCGGCGGCATGTCCAGACGCTATCATAAGATGTACCGTACAAGGCTGAGCCGGGGGCAATTCCGGGATGCCACGCGCCCGGTGCTGGTTAACAACTGGGAAGCGACCTACTTTAACTTTAATGCGGATAAAATCGAGCAGATCGCCAGCGCCGGAAGGGATCTCGGTATCGAGCTGTTCGTGCTGGATGACGGATGGTTCGGCAAGCGAAATGATGATACGACTTCCCTTGGGGATTGGGTCGTTGACAAGAACAAGCTGCCGGAGGGCCTGGAGGATCTCGTGAAGCGGGTCCGCAATCTGGATATGCAGTTCGGCTTGTGGTTTGAGCCGGAGATGATTTCGCCGGATAGCGATCTGTACCGTCAGCATCCGGACTGGTGCCTGCATGTGGAGGGACGCCGGCGAACGGAAGGAAGACAACAGCTGATCCTGGACTTCTCCCGTGAGGAAGTAGGCGATGCGGTGGCCGATATGGTTCGGAGCATCCTGCAAAGTGCGCCGATTACCTATGTGAAGTGGGACATGAACCGGAATATGACGGAAATCGGATCGGCTGCGCTGCCGCCTGAGCGCCAGCGGGAAACGGCCCATCGTTATATGCTGGGGTTGTATCGGGTGATGGAGCAGCTGACGACCGAGTTCCCGCATATTTTGTTTGAGAGCTGCTCCGGCGGCGGCGGACGTTATGATCCGGGGATGCTGTATTACATGCCGCAGACGTGGACAAGCGATAACTCCGATGCCGTCAGCCGATTGAAGATTCAATACGGAACGAGCCTTGTGTATCCTCTAAGCTCCATGGGAGCCCATGTGTCCGCCGTTCCGAATCATCAGGTGTTTCGGAATACTTCGCTGCGTACGAGAGGCCATGCAGCGATGTCGGGCAATTTCGGATATGAGCTTGACCTGACGGCCTTCAGTGAGCAGGAAAAGGAAGAGGTCCGCGAGCAGGTGAAACTGTACAAGGAGATTCGGCATCTGGTGCAGTTCGGGGATTTCTATCGCCTTCGGAATCCGTTCGAAGGGAACGAAGCAGCCTGGACCATCGTCTCCGAGGATCGCTCGGAAGCGGTGCTGTATTACTTCCGCATCTTAAGCGAGGCGAATGAGCCGATTGTGTGGCTGCGCACGGCAGGGCTGGATCCGGAAGGGGATTATCGGTGCGTGGAGGATGGGAACATCTACGGCGGGGACCGACTGATGAACGCCGGATTGGCCATTCCCGCGATGCATGGCGATTTCCAGAGCTTCATGTGGAGATTCGAGCGAGTGTAA
- a CDS encoding response regulator transcription factor: MKALIVDDESRVRKAIRLLVQWETHGITDIEEAANGLEAMELIPAFRPSLVLMDMLMPLKNGVDLMEWIHKNYPDIKFIVISGHDDFEFVRNTIWYSGTDYILKPIEETVINQAVAKATAAWKAEERERLAARQQHVQVNEYRPVYSEKLLSSLIDDKSAHSQVVHRLKDEGIVPEHAQTIRLAVMQMDKSDHALYSRFGHHQDLLMFALLNICNEFLQKDRIGIAFRHFGSPHQLVILLWDQLATLATLLQEINNGMHRTLSRHMHFGVSPDGQYPADIPELYARSSSALHQRDLTVLNHFIHDTEEQRRSGVDHHRGLQFSGFEDTWKLAILSGQPAPITEAVESFIAAIRKSGVLTPELLERWDRDIERFANHVIHETANPSSEALLKLYKEESATIERPSPDKYVCSLSEWQQYWIELMSLLASAVQSQKQTGQDLIHDITAFIEQNYQNDVSLYDIANRFHVSREYISRKFKQRHGINIPEHLNRIRISKAKILLQNPSLKMAAISEMIGFKNEKYFSLVFKKQEGISPKEFRKLHEQEA, from the coding sequence ATGAAGGCATTGATCGTGGATGACGAGTCTCGCGTGCGTAAAGCCATACGACTGCTGGTCCAATGGGAGACGCACGGGATTACCGATATTGAGGAAGCCGCCAATGGCCTTGAGGCGATGGAGCTGATTCCGGCGTTCCGACCGAGCCTCGTGCTCATGGATATGCTGATGCCGCTCAAAAACGGCGTGGATCTCATGGAATGGATTCATAAAAATTACCCGGATATTAAATTCATTGTTATCAGCGGGCATGACGACTTCGAATTCGTACGCAACACCATCTGGTACAGCGGCACGGATTATATCCTGAAGCCCATAGAGGAAACCGTTATCAACCAAGCGGTAGCCAAGGCGACTGCCGCCTGGAAAGCCGAGGAACGGGAGCGCCTTGCGGCGCGGCAGCAGCATGTTCAGGTGAACGAGTACCGGCCGGTCTATTCCGAGAAGCTGTTATCCAGCCTTATCGATGACAAAAGCGCCCATTCCCAGGTGGTCCATCGCCTCAAGGATGAAGGCATCGTACCGGAGCATGCGCAGACGATACGTCTGGCCGTCATGCAAATGGACAAGTCTGACCACGCGCTTTATAGCCGCTTTGGCCATCATCAGGACTTGCTTATGTTTGCCCTGCTCAATATTTGCAATGAATTTCTGCAAAAGGACCGGATCGGGATCGCTTTCCGTCACTTTGGTTCACCTCACCAGCTGGTTATTTTGCTGTGGGATCAGCTTGCCACACTTGCCACGCTGCTACAAGAGATCAATAACGGGATGCACCGCACCCTGTCGCGCCACATGCATTTTGGCGTGAGTCCCGACGGTCAATACCCGGCAGACATTCCGGAATTGTATGCCCGAAGCTCGTCCGCCCTGCATCAGCGCGATTTAACGGTGCTTAATCACTTTATCCATGATACAGAGGAGCAGCGCCGATCGGGCGTTGACCATCATAGAGGCTTGCAGTTCAGCGGATTTGAGGATACCTGGAAGCTCGCCATACTTAGCGGCCAGCCCGCTCCCATAACCGAAGCCGTAGAATCATTCATCGCAGCTATTCGGAAAAGCGGCGTTCTCACGCCGGAACTTCTGGAGCGTTGGGACCGCGATATCGAAAGATTCGCCAATCACGTCATTCATGAAACGGCTAACCCGTCGTCTGAAGCTTTGTTGAAATTGTACAAAGAGGAAAGCGCCACCATCGAGCGGCCAAGCCCGGACAAGTATGTGTGCTCGCTGTCAGAGTGGCAGCAGTATTGGATTGAATTAATGAGCCTGCTGGCCTCGGCTGTCCAGTCTCAGAAGCAAACGGGTCAGGACCTGATCCATGACATTACGGCGTTTATCGAGCAAAATTATCAGAACGATGTCTCGCTGTATGATATTGCAAATCGATTTCACGTAAGCCGTGAGTACATTTCCCGCAAATTCAAGCAAAGGCACGGCATTAACATCCCGGAACATCTGAACCGCATCCGCATCTCCAAGGCCAAAATCCTGCTGCAAAACCCGAGCTTGAAAATGGCAGCGATTTCCGAAATGATCGGCTTCAAGAACGAGAAATATTTCAGTCTTGTCTTTAAGAAGCAAGAGGGCATTTCGCCGAAGGAATTCCGCAAGCTGCATGAGCAGGAAGCGTAG
- a CDS encoding cache domain-containing sensor histidine kinase translates to MNLLNWNWNSIRTKLITFMIMATIIPTTISMIISYVMTTNSLKERAVVENMNLLYQGRLNLESYLEDMNRNSLTVYSDPDFFRSLYYSHENINASGRQSATLQSIQKAISGSRQVYLYVDGKREATLFAQDIARKTSDVNLYPEIPDLSNDTVVLQPPHPLHTYGFQLAYPYEADKQVFTMYRVIERVPSTERLGILAIDLDMNFLSRISNQLFQPEHEQLYITNEAGYIMYAGHDEKLGQQIQTEWYDTIKQSGKKEGHFEYNNKIYLYNNIKTSISDWTMIKEIPSSYILSSADKAAFVNILLIGVSLILIIAATIWISVYVTAPIRELVGLMSQVKSGRMSVDISSNRKDEIGTLHRRFGSMMDTINNLILQEYKLKLANRTNQLRALQAQVNPHFMNNALQTIGTLALEHGMKRIYSLISALARMMRYSMYNTDKPVTLATELDHIKDYAELQKERFENQFDFRYDVDESTLQVLIPKMLVQPLIENFFKHGMNPLAENNYIALKSKRLSASIVQITVEDNGNGMQDEPFQTLQEQLLRMEEMDLEQLQVHSEMETEDSSGIGLINIMTRLRLYYRGKSKFSIENNKPHGFRVVLTINVEGETDEGIDRG, encoded by the coding sequence GTGAATTTATTGAACTGGAATTGGAATAGCATTCGCACAAAATTGATTACCTTTATGATCATGGCCACCATCATTCCGACCACCATCTCCATGATCATCAGCTATGTCATGACCACCAACTCGCTCAAGGAACGGGCCGTTGTTGAAAATATGAACCTCCTCTATCAGGGACGGTTGAATTTGGAGAGCTATTTGGAAGACATGAACCGTAATTCCCTTACGGTTTATTCGGATCCGGATTTTTTCCGCAGCCTTTATTATAGTCATGAGAACATCAATGCCAGCGGCAGGCAGTCCGCCACGCTGCAGTCCATTCAAAAAGCCATCAGCGGCTCCAGACAGGTCTATCTTTATGTCGACGGCAAAAGAGAGGCCACATTGTTCGCCCAGGATATCGCCAGAAAAACAAGTGACGTCAACCTCTATCCCGAAATTCCCGATCTTAGCAACGATACGGTGGTCTTGCAGCCGCCCCATCCCCTGCACACGTATGGCTTTCAGTTAGCTTATCCCTACGAGGCCGATAAACAAGTATTCACGATGTACCGGGTCATAGAACGCGTCCCTTCTACCGAGCGATTAGGCATTCTCGCCATCGATCTGGATATGAACTTCCTGAGCCGGATCAGCAATCAGCTGTTCCAGCCCGAACATGAGCAGCTGTATATTACGAATGAAGCCGGCTATATCATGTATGCCGGCCATGACGAGAAGCTTGGACAGCAGATTCAAACGGAATGGTACGACACCATCAAGCAGTCCGGCAAGAAGGAAGGCCATTTTGAGTATAACAACAAAATCTATCTGTATAACAATATCAAGACGTCGATCAGCGACTGGACGATGATTAAGGAGATTCCTTCCTCCTATATTCTGAGCAGCGCGGACAAAGCAGCCTTCGTCAATATTTTGCTGATCGGCGTATCCCTTATTCTCATCATCGCTGCCACGATCTGGATTTCGGTCTATGTTACGGCGCCGATCCGGGAATTGGTGGGCCTTATGAGCCAAGTCAAAAGCGGACGAATGAGCGTGGATATCTCCTCTAACCGCAAAGACGAAATCGGAACCCTCCACCGCAGGTTCGGCAGCATGATGGATACGATCAACAACCTCATCTTGCAGGAATACAAGCTGAAGCTGGCGAACCGGACCAACCAGCTCCGGGCGCTGCAGGCTCAGGTGAACCCGCATTTTATGAACAATGCGCTGCAAACCATCGGCACCCTTGCGCTTGAGCATGGCATGAAGAGGATTTACTCCCTGATCTCCGCTCTTGCCCGGATGATGAGATACAGCATGTACAATACGGACAAGCCGGTCACGCTGGCCACGGAGCTCGATCATATCAAGGATTACGCGGAGCTGCAGAAGGAACGATTTGAGAATCAGTTCGACTTCCGTTACGATGTGGATGAGTCGACTTTGCAGGTGTTGATCCCGAAAATGCTGGTTCAGCCGCTGATCGAGAACTTTTTCAAGCATGGCATGAACCCCTTGGCGGAAAACAATTACATCGCGTTAAAAAGTAAGCGCCTGTCGGCCTCCATCGTGCAGATCACGGTTGAGGACAACGGAAACGGAATGCAGGATGAGCCGTTTCAAACCCTGCAGGAGCAATTGCTTCGGATGGAAGAGATGGATCTGGAACAGCTTCAGGTTCATTCCGAAATGGAAACGGAAGACAGCAGCGGGATCGGACTCATCAACATCATGACAAGGCTGAGACTGTATTATCGCGGAAAATCCAAGTTCAGCATCGAAAACAACAAGCCGCATGGCTTTCGAGTTGTACTGACTATAAATGTGGAAGGTGAAACGGATGAAGGCATTGATCGTGGATGA
- a CDS encoding carbohydrate ABC transporter permease has protein sequence MNSKRTAALTQQLVYIGPALLFFGITIIIPFVMGMYYSFTNWNGVSGNVEWVGLDNFKQIFTNDSAFAQSFWFTTKFTIVGVLLTNLVGFFLAYFLTKNIRARNWLRTIFFMPNVIGGLLLGFIWQFIFIKGFATVGEATGIPFFNLPWLGDEVTGFWGIVMVFVWQSSGYLMVIYIASITNVSKEVMEAAEIDGANRFQVLKSIIVPLIMPAVTVCLFLAISWSFKMFDLNLSLTKGGPYRSTESLAMNVYNEAFLNNRYGLGTAKSLIFFLVVAVITLIQVRLTKQKEVEA, from the coding sequence ATGAACAGCAAGAGAACGGCTGCCTTGACGCAGCAGTTGGTTTATATCGGACCCGCGCTGCTGTTTTTCGGTATTACGATCATTATCCCATTTGTGATGGGGATGTATTACTCGTTTACCAACTGGAATGGTGTCTCGGGGAATGTCGAATGGGTCGGGCTGGACAATTTCAAACAGATTTTCACAAATGACAGCGCATTCGCACAGTCCTTCTGGTTTACCACCAAGTTTACGATCGTTGGCGTGCTTCTAACGAATCTGGTCGGTTTTTTCCTGGCCTACTTCTTAACGAAAAATATTAGGGCGCGCAACTGGCTGCGGACGATCTTCTTCATGCCGAACGTGATCGGCGGATTGCTGCTGGGCTTCATCTGGCAGTTCATCTTCATAAAGGGCTTTGCCACCGTTGGCGAGGCTACGGGGATTCCGTTCTTTAATCTTCCGTGGCTGGGAGACGAAGTGACCGGCTTCTGGGGCATTGTCATGGTCTTTGTATGGCAATCGTCAGGCTATCTGATGGTCATCTACATCGCGTCCATTACGAATGTGTCCAAGGAAGTCATGGAAGCTGCCGAGATTGATGGAGCGAACCGGTTTCAAGTGCTTAAGAGCATCATCGTTCCGCTTATCATGCCGGCGGTCACCGTATGTTTATTCCTGGCGATATCCTGGTCATTCAAAATGTTCGACCTGAACCTGTCCCTCACGAAGGGCGGGCCATACCGCTCCACGGAGTCACTGGCCATGAACGTGTACAATGAGGCATTCCTGAACAACCGGTATGGACTCGGGACGGCCAAGTCCCTGATCTTCTTCCTGGTCGTTGCCGTCATCACGCTCATTCAAGTCCGATTAACGAAGCAGAAGGAGGTTGAAGCTTAA
- a CDS encoding ABC transporter substrate-binding protein: MNKMKLSLVMLLAFSLLLAACGGKSEEGQGGSSDGASGEVKTVKIFQFKTEIVDGLNELKVEFEKEYPNIKLDIQTVGGGADYGAALKTKFASNDAPDIFSNGGDAEMEMWIDRLEDLSDQPWVNDLVDMAKEPMTKDGKVYGMPMNLEGWGYIYNKDLFEQAGITELPKTYAQLEDAAKKLEAAGITPFANAYQEWWLIGNQGINPAFAQQEDPNAFIQGLNDGTQKFAGNAKFEEWAKLMQLTLDHGNKNPLTTDYNTAISLLATGKTAMMQNGNWAQTEIDAINPDLNLGYLPMPLGDNAELNDKLNVGVPANLVINKDSASKEEAKIFLNWFVTSDIGKEYIVKKFKFIPALKTIEATPEDMGDLGSAVWEYVQAGKVLPRQSAKFPDGVAQEFSGAMQAFFAGKSDANKMLEDMQTSWDSLKK; this comes from the coding sequence ATGAACAAAATGAAATTATCACTCGTGATGCTGCTGGCTTTCTCGCTGCTGCTTGCGGCCTGCGGCGGCAAGTCGGAGGAAGGCCAGGGCGGAAGCTCAGATGGAGCTTCCGGCGAAGTGAAGACCGTTAAGATTTTCCAATTCAAAACCGAGATCGTAGACGGCTTGAATGAACTCAAGGTTGAATTCGAGAAGGAGTATCCGAACATCAAGCTGGATATTCAAACCGTGGGCGGCGGTGCCGACTATGGTGCTGCTCTGAAAACGAAGTTTGCATCCAACGATGCGCCTGATATTTTCTCCAATGGCGGCGACGCCGAGATGGAGATGTGGATTGACCGCTTGGAGGATCTGTCCGATCAGCCTTGGGTGAACGATCTGGTGGACATGGCGAAAGAGCCGATGACCAAAGACGGTAAAGTATACGGCATGCCGATGAACCTTGAAGGATGGGGTTACATCTACAATAAAGATTTGTTTGAGCAGGCGGGCATTACCGAGCTTCCTAAAACCTATGCCCAACTGGAAGATGCCGCGAAGAAGCTGGAAGCGGCAGGCATAACCCCTTTTGCTAATGCTTATCAGGAATGGTGGTTGATCGGTAACCAAGGCATTAACCCGGCGTTTGCCCAGCAGGAGGATCCGAATGCCTTTATCCAGGGCTTGAACGACGGAACGCAAAAATTCGCGGGCAATGCGAAGTTCGAAGAGTGGGCCAAGCTGATGCAGCTGACACTGGATCACGGGAACAAAAACCCGCTGACCACCGATTACAATACGGCCATTTCCCTGCTGGCTACCGGCAAAACAGCCATGATGCAGAACGGCAACTGGGCCCAAACCGAGATTGATGCCATCAATCCGGACCTGAATCTTGGCTACCTGCCGATGCCGCTTGGCGACAATGCGGAGCTGAATGACAAGCTGAACGTAGGCGTACCTGCGAACCTGGTCATCAACAAGGATTCCGCGTCGAAGGAAGAAGCGAAGATCTTCCTGAACTGGTTTGTCACATCCGATATCGGTAAAGAGTACATCGTCAAAAAATTCAAATTCATTCCGGCCTTGAAAACCATCGAAGCAACGCCTGAGGATATGGGTGATCTCGGCTCCGCTGTGTGGGAGTATGTGCAGGCTGGAAAAGTACTGCCAAGACAATCCGCGAAGTTCCCTGACGGTGTAGCACAGGAATTCTCCGGTGCGATGCAGGCCTTCTTCGCCGGCAAATCCGATGCGAACAAGATGCTTGAGGATATGCAGACATCCTGGGATAGTCTGAAAAAGTAA
- a CDS encoding carbohydrate ABC transporter permease produces MRSKKPPMSASTIVLQIVMVIIALIFLAPFYFLLVNSVKSLGDIMVDAANWPTAFHFDNYSKAWEMTRFPEAFANSVIITVISNLIIAMLSAMAAYRMVRSNTRFNQIVFMLFVSAMVIPFQSIMIPLLQVINFLGVNNSIVGLILSYLGLGIPLSVFLFHGFVKGIPLEIEEAATVDGASPFRVFARIVLPMLKPMMVTVIILNCLWVWNDYLLPSLILQSPELRTIPLATFAFFGQYSKQWDMALPALVLGITPIIIFFLSLQKYIVEGVAAGSVKG; encoded by the coding sequence ATGAGATCGAAGAAACCTCCTATGTCGGCTTCCACGATCGTATTGCAGATTGTGATGGTCATTATTGCGCTGATCTTCCTGGCGCCCTTTTACTTCCTGCTGGTGAACTCGGTCAAATCGCTGGGCGATATTATGGTCGACGCGGCGAACTGGCCAACCGCCTTTCATTTTGACAACTACAGCAAGGCTTGGGAAATGACCCGCTTCCCGGAAGCATTCGCGAATTCGGTCATCATTACGGTTATCAGTAATCTCATCATTGCCATGCTGAGTGCGATGGCGGCTTACCGAATGGTTCGGTCCAATACGAGATTCAATCAAATCGTGTTCATGCTGTTCGTATCGGCCATGGTCATTCCGTTCCAATCCATTATGATTCCATTGCTGCAGGTCATTAACTTCCTGGGCGTTAACAACAGTATCGTGGGCTTGATTCTCAGTTATCTGGGGCTCGGCATCCCGTTGTCGGTCTTCCTGTTCCACGGATTCGTGAAAGGCATTCCGCTTGAAATCGAAGAAGCCGCCACGGTCGACGGAGCTTCTCCGTTCAGAGTATTTGCCCGGATCGTTTTGCCGATGCTGAAACCTATGATGGTGACGGTCATCATCTTGAACTGTCTGTGGGTCTGGAACGATTACCTGCTGCCGTCCTTGATTCTGCAAAGTCCGGAACTGCGGACGATTCCGCTTGCGACCTTTGCCTTCTTCGGGCAGTATTCGAAGCAATGGGATATGGCGCTGCCGGCGCTCGTGCTGGGCATTACGCCGATCATCATCTTCTTCCTGTCGTTACAGAAGTACATCGTTGAAGGCGTTGCTGCCGGCTCCGTTAAGGGGTAA